A region of Paenibacillus thiaminolyticus DNA encodes the following proteins:
- a CDS encoding DsrE family protein: MKNKVILLTSDRIGAEENGLGPSVLETFLTLLKQQEELPAAIFCMNRGVLALTSRSMSSLQLADLAKAGVPVLACKTCVDHYGIADELEAGEISSMGEFVQLASRHEVLTLG, translated from the coding sequence ATGAAAAATAAAGTCATTCTATTGACGTCGGATCGTATCGGCGCCGAAGAGAACGGGCTTGGCCCGTCCGTGCTGGAGACCTTCCTGACGCTGCTGAAGCAGCAGGAAGAGCTTCCGGCCGCGATTTTCTGCATGAATCGGGGGGTGCTAGCTCTGACTTCCCGGTCCATGTCCTCGCTGCAGCTGGCTGATCTGGCCAAAGCGGGCGTGCCTGTGCTCGCCTGCAAAACATGCGTCGATCATTACGGCATTGCGGACGAGCTGGAGGCGGGAGAGATTTCAAGCATGGGCGAGTTCGTCCAGCTGGCCTCCCGGCATGAGGTGCTGACGCTGGGGTAA
- a CDS encoding MDR family MFS transporter yields MVAHKSNLSLVVAALLLGILMAAMDNTIVATAMPTIVGQLGGFELYVWVTSAYMVATMAGMPIFGKLSDMYGRKRFYIFGLIVFLAGSMLCGTADSIMMLAIYRAIQGIGGGALMPIAFTIIYDVFPLEQRGKMTGMFGAVFGISSVAGPLLGAYITEYIGWEWVFYINLPLGIVSLWLIAQFYRESAAKSKQRIDWGGAVTLVVAVVSLMFALELGGKEGYEWNSLFIIGLFASFAIFLIAFILFELNAKEPIISFALFRRRLFASSQGVAFFYGVTFVIATVYIPMFVQGVYGGSATNSGLVLTPMMIGSVVTSSIGGILAAKTSFRKLMIVSGILFTAGIVSLSTLSADTPRALITLYMVLTGLGVGFSFSLLGMASMHGMSYHQRGTANSTSSFCRSLGMTIGITVFGSLQSSLFSGRLKDMMPGGAMPADIMPEELLRGGGSANLPPEVKESMAAALADSIGGIFTWALIPVGLALICIALMGKARMMDDAAGKGSGAKSEEAVS; encoded by the coding sequence ATAGTGGCTCACAAGAGCAACTTGAGCTTGGTGGTGGCAGCACTCCTGCTCGGGATTCTGATGGCAGCGATGGACAATACGATCGTCGCGACAGCGATGCCGACGATCGTCGGCCAGTTGGGAGGCTTCGAGCTGTATGTCTGGGTCACCTCGGCGTATATGGTCGCGACCATGGCGGGTATGCCGATCTTCGGGAAGCTGTCCGATATGTACGGCCGCAAGCGGTTTTACATTTTCGGCCTGATCGTCTTCCTGGCCGGCAGCATGCTGTGCGGGACGGCAGACAGCATCATGATGCTGGCGATCTACCGCGCCATCCAGGGAATTGGCGGCGGCGCCCTGATGCCTATCGCTTTTACGATTATTTATGATGTCTTTCCGTTAGAGCAACGCGGCAAAATGACCGGCATGTTCGGAGCGGTGTTCGGCATTTCCAGTGTGGCGGGGCCGCTGCTCGGCGCTTATATTACCGAATATATCGGCTGGGAGTGGGTGTTCTACATCAACCTGCCTCTCGGCATTGTATCTTTGTGGCTGATTGCCCAGTTCTATCGGGAGAGTGCGGCGAAGTCGAAGCAGCGCATTGACTGGGGCGGCGCGGTTACGTTGGTGGTCGCCGTCGTCAGCCTGATGTTCGCGCTGGAGTTGGGCGGCAAGGAGGGATATGAATGGAACTCTTTATTCATCATCGGGTTATTTGCCTCCTTCGCCATCTTCCTGATCGCGTTCATTTTGTTCGAACTGAATGCGAAGGAGCCGATTATCTCCTTCGCTCTCTTCCGGCGTCGGCTGTTCGCCTCCAGCCAAGGGGTCGCTTTTTTCTACGGCGTCACGTTCGTCATCGCGACGGTCTATATTCCGATGTTCGTGCAGGGCGTGTACGGCGGGTCGGCCACGAATAGCGGTCTCGTGCTGACGCCGATGATGATCGGTTCCGTCGTGACGAGCTCGATCGGCGGAATTCTGGCCGCGAAGACGAGCTTCCGCAAGCTGATGATCGTCTCGGGCATTCTGTTCACGGCAGGCATCGTGTCGCTTAGCACATTGTCTGCGGATACGCCGCGCGCATTGATCACCTTGTACATGGTGCTGACCGGACTCGGGGTCGGCTTCTCCTTTTCCTTGCTCGGGATGGCTTCCATGCATGGGATGAGCTACCACCAGCGCGGAACGGCGAACTCGACTTCGTCCTTCTGCCGTTCGCTCGGCATGACGATCGGGATTACGGTCTTCGGCTCGCTGCAATCTTCCTTGTTCAGCGGACGGCTGAAGGACATGATGCCGGGCGGAGCGATGCCAGCCGACATCATGCCGGAGGAGCTGCTGCGCGGCGGAGGCAGCGCCAACCTGCCTCCGGAGGTCAAGGAGAGCATGGCAGCGGCGTTGGCCGACTCGATCGGCGGCATCTTCACCTGGGCCTTGATTCCGGTCGGCCTGGCGCTCATCTGCATCGCCTTGATGGGCAAGGCGCGCATGATGGACGATGCCGCCGGCAAGGGCTCCGGCGCCAAATCGGAAGAAGCGGTGTCCTGA
- a CDS encoding ABC transporter ATP-binding protein produces the protein MKAMANLAEPLGEAAGLASAPPPALELDEVDMSYPGTNGRGEGRLQVLDHVSLQVKQGQFVSIIGPSGSGKSTLFHLIGGLLRPDGGHIRMNGQEVAGRTGHVGYMPQQPALFPWRTVEQNVMLAQEIGGRPKKEARAEARQWLANIGLSGYERAYPHELSGGMQQRVAFLRALMSPHELMLLDEPFSALDALTRSEMQRWLIGLWEQHRRSVLFITHSIEEALLLSDTIFVFSSRPARVLREVAVPFPRPRREALTGEDSFLRLKRELAGLLQEAQRQGTGGGNLQ, from the coding sequence ATGAAGGCAATGGCCAACTTGGCCGAACCACTCGGAGAAGCTGCCGGGCTGGCTTCCGCGCCGCCGCCTGCTCTGGAGCTGGACGAGGTCGACATGTCCTATCCGGGGACGAACGGCCGCGGCGAAGGACGGCTGCAGGTGCTGGACCACGTGTCGCTGCAGGTGAAGCAGGGCCAATTCGTCTCCATCATCGGCCCCTCCGGCTCCGGCAAAAGCACCTTGTTCCATCTGATCGGAGGGTTGCTGCGACCGGATGGCGGCCATATCCGGATGAACGGGCAAGAGGTAGCGGGCCGGACGGGACATGTCGGCTACATGCCTCAGCAGCCGGCGCTCTTCCCATGGCGGACAGTGGAGCAGAACGTCATGCTGGCCCAGGAAATTGGCGGCCGGCCGAAGAAGGAGGCCCGCGCGGAGGCGCGGCAATGGCTGGCGAATATCGGCTTGTCCGGCTATGAGCGGGCGTATCCGCACGAGCTGTCCGGCGGCATGCAGCAGCGCGTCGCGTTCCTGCGCGCTCTGATGAGCCCGCATGAGCTGATGCTGCTCGACGAGCCGTTCAGCGCGCTCGACGCCTTAACCCGCAGCGAGATGCAGCGCTGGCTCATCGGCCTGTGGGAGCAGCACCGGCGCTCCGTGCTGTTCATTACGCACAGTATCGAGGAAGCGCTGCTGCTCTCCGATACGATCTTTGTATTCTCAAGCCGGCCCGCGCGCGTGCTGCGGGAGGTGGCTGTACCGTTCCCGCGTCCGCGGCGCGAGGCGCTTACGGGGGAGGATTCTTTTCTCCGCTTGAAGCGGGAGCTTGCCGGGCTGCTCCAGGAGGCGCAGCGGCAGGGGACAGGCGGAGGGAATCTTCAATAA
- the ilvA gene encoding threonine ammonia-lyase IlvA, with protein METTHPAPAVTMEHIVRAHHVLKEVIVRTPLQRDPILSARYQCNVYLKREDLQIVRSFKIRGAYNMIRHLSAEELQKGIVCASAGNHAQGVAYSCQALQIQGTIVMPTTTPSQKVTQVKRFGGSFVKVVLTGDTFDDAYEAAMNICEESGSTFIHPFDDPYIVAGSGTVGMEIMESLDVPADYVFVTIGGGGLAAGVGTYVKTVSPSTRVIGVEPEGAASMTAALERREVLTLETIDKFVDGAAVKRVGQLPYEICSQVLDDVILVPEGKACTTILQLYNESAIVVEPAGSLPVAALDLYRDQIRGKNVVCVISGGNNDIDRMQEIKERSLMYEGLKHYFIVNFPQRAGALREFLEDVLGPNDDITRFEYNKKHNKDDGFALVGIELEHTEDYKPLIERMKKRGIQYVEVNKNATLYNMLV; from the coding sequence ATGGAGACGACTCATCCTGCACCGGCCGTGACGATGGAGCATATCGTCCGTGCCCACCATGTGTTGAAGGAAGTCATTGTGCGGACGCCTTTACAGCGCGACCCGATTTTATCCGCCAGATATCAATGCAATGTCTATTTGAAGCGGGAGGATCTGCAGATCGTCCGGTCATTCAAAATCCGGGGCGCTTATAATATGATCCGCCATCTGTCGGCAGAGGAGCTGCAGAAGGGAATCGTCTGCGCCAGCGCGGGCAACCACGCTCAGGGAGTCGCTTATTCGTGCCAAGCGCTGCAGATTCAGGGCACGATTGTGATGCCAACCACGACGCCGAGCCAAAAGGTGACCCAGGTGAAGCGCTTCGGCGGATCGTTCGTCAAGGTCGTCTTGACGGGGGACACTTTCGATGATGCCTATGAAGCGGCCATGAACATTTGCGAAGAGAGCGGCAGCACCTTCATTCATCCTTTCGATGATCCGTATATCGTTGCAGGCAGCGGCACGGTAGGCATGGAGATTATGGAGTCGCTTGATGTGCCGGCCGACTATGTCTTCGTAACGATTGGCGGCGGCGGCTTGGCGGCCGGCGTGGGCACGTATGTGAAGACCGTGAGTCCCTCTACCCGGGTGATTGGCGTGGAGCCGGAAGGGGCGGCCTCGATGACGGCAGCGCTGGAACGCCGTGAAGTGCTCACGCTGGAGACGATCGACAAGTTCGTCGACGGCGCCGCCGTGAAGCGGGTAGGGCAGCTTCCTTACGAGATCTGCTCGCAGGTGCTTGATGATGTCATTCTCGTGCCGGAAGGCAAAGCCTGCACGACCATCCTGCAGCTCTACAACGAGAGCGCGATTGTCGTGGAGCCAGCCGGATCGTTGCCTGTTGCGGCACTCGATCTGTACCGGGATCAGATTCGCGGCAAAAATGTCGTCTGCGTCATCAGCGGCGGCAACAACGATATTGACCGGATGCAGGAGATTAAGGAACGGTCGCTCATGTATGAAGGCCTGAAGCATTACTTCATCGTGAACTTCCCGCAGCGTGCCGGCGCTTTGCGCGAATTCCTGGAGGATGTGCTCGGACCGAATGATGACATTACCCGGTTCGAATATAACAAGAAGCATAACAAGGATGACGGCTTCGCCCTGGTCGGCATTGAGCTGGAGCATACCGAAGATTATAAGCCGCTTATCGAACGGATGAAGAAGCGGGGCATCCAGTACGTGGAAGTGAACAAAAACGCGACGCTGTATAATATGCTCGTCTAA
- a CDS encoding TatD family hydrolase yields the protein MEGRYTAMNTERLRFMDAHIHLDGYGPEQRPLLEQSLEAKELDGVIAVSMDAASCREVQRWAERYPGRVHPAYGFHPEQPLPSEQERSALLQWMDERRDAMIAIGEVGLPYYMRQEALRAGDSEAAFPGGAYLELLEAFVQRAAAWDKPLVLHAVYDDAPLVIDLLERYSVRMAHFHWFKGDVKTTERMAGNGYYISFTPDLAYEAEIRELALRYPADRVMTETDGPWPFEGPFAGQITLPLMVRDVAASWAALQRLEFGEAAALLRANAKRCYGV from the coding sequence ATGGAAGGAAGATACACTGCCATGAACACGGAGCGGCTCCGCTTCATGGATGCCCATATCCATCTCGACGGATATGGCCCTGAGCAGCGGCCGCTGCTGGAGCAATCGCTGGAGGCGAAAGAACTGGACGGCGTCATCGCCGTGTCGATGGATGCGGCCTCGTGCCGCGAGGTGCAGCGCTGGGCGGAGCGGTATCCGGGGCGGGTTCACCCCGCGTACGGCTTCCACCCGGAGCAGCCGCTGCCTTCGGAACAGGAGCGGAGCGCGCTCCTGCAATGGATGGACGAGCGCCGCGATGCGATGATCGCCATCGGCGAGGTCGGCCTGCCCTATTATATGCGGCAGGAAGCCCTACGCGCCGGGGACAGCGAGGCAGCCTTCCCCGGCGGCGCTTATCTGGAGCTGCTGGAGGCCTTCGTGCAGCGGGCTGCCGCGTGGGATAAGCCGCTCGTGCTGCACGCGGTCTACGACGACGCGCCGCTCGTCATCGATCTGCTGGAACGGTACAGTGTGCGCATGGCCCACTTCCATTGGTTCAAGGGAGACGTGAAGACGACGGAGCGGATGGCCGGGAACGGTTACTATATCTCGTTCACGCCGGACCTTGCCTATGAGGCCGAGATCCGGGAGCTGGCGCTTCGCTACCCGGCCGACCGCGTCATGACGGAGACGGACGGCCCCTGGCCGTTCGAAGGGCCATTTGCGGGGCAGATCACGCTCCCGCTGATGGTACGCGACGTCGCCGCGTCATGGGCCGCGCTCCAGCGCCTGGAGTTCGGCGAGGCCGCGGCGCTGCTGCGAGCCAACGCGAAGCGCTGCTACGGCGTATAG
- a CDS encoding MFS transporter — MNSAPTDKKNESVFSLFRNRFVQAIMMAGLFMQVGIWIRNFAVLLFVMEMTNGDAFAVSMISVAEFAPIFVFSFIGGTFADRWRPKRTMIWCDILSALSVFAVLVTILLGSWQAVFFTTFVSAILSQFSQPSSMKLFKQHVPAEMMQAGMSIFQTMVALFMVLGPAIGTMIFQHYGITTSLVLTGVAFVLSAIALTFLPGDNQEDGAKKQDSRVWDELGAGLRYVMKSKLLKSLGGCFAFAGLAIGMIQPMGAFLVTERLGLPKENLSYLMMTNGVAMMIGGAIAMGISKRLLPQHMLAIGMLFSSIGILMAGMSTQLWLTLVAQFISGLMLPSIQIGINTMILQNTEGSFIGRVNGILTPLFMGAMVIMMSISGWIKNLTSITTMYEISAVLFLFGIAVMLPILRMRKTAEPAQPAKAAVGQD, encoded by the coding sequence ATGAATTCTGCACCAACTGACAAGAAGAACGAGTCGGTATTCAGTCTGTTCCGGAACCGATTCGTACAAGCCATCATGATGGCGGGATTGTTCATGCAAGTCGGCATCTGGATCCGCAACTTCGCGGTGCTGTTGTTCGTCATGGAGATGACGAACGGGGATGCCTTTGCGGTCTCGATGATATCGGTAGCAGAGTTCGCTCCGATCTTCGTCTTTTCGTTCATCGGGGGAACCTTCGCCGACCGTTGGCGCCCGAAGCGCACCATGATATGGTGTGATATATTAAGCGCCTTATCCGTATTCGCCGTCCTGGTGACCATCCTGCTTGGATCGTGGCAGGCCGTTTTTTTCACGACCTTTGTATCGGCCATTCTGTCGCAGTTCTCGCAGCCTTCATCCATGAAGCTGTTCAAGCAGCATGTTCCGGCCGAGATGATGCAGGCGGGGATGTCCATCTTCCAGACGATGGTGGCGCTGTTCATGGTGCTCGGTCCGGCTATCGGAACGATGATCTTCCAGCATTACGGCATTACGACATCGCTCGTCCTGACCGGAGTGGCCTTCGTGTTGTCGGCGATCGCCTTGACGTTCCTGCCTGGCGATAATCAGGAGGATGGAGCGAAGAAGCAGGATTCCCGGGTATGGGATGAGCTTGGAGCCGGCTTGCGCTATGTGATGAAAAGCAAGCTGCTGAAGTCGCTTGGCGGCTGCTTCGCCTTCGCGGGGCTGGCGATCGGGATGATTCAGCCTATGGGGGCTTTTCTCGTGACGGAGCGTCTTGGCCTGCCGAAGGAGAATTTGAGTTATCTGATGATGACGAACGGCGTGGCGATGATGATCGGCGGCGCCATCGCGATGGGCATATCGAAGCGGCTGCTGCCGCAGCATATGCTGGCGATCGGCATGCTGTTCAGCAGTATCGGCATTCTGATGGCCGGCATGTCGACTCAATTGTGGCTTACGCTCGTAGCGCAGTTCATCAGCGGCTTGATGCTGCCGTCGATTCAGATCGGCATCAACACGATGATTCTGCAAAATACGGAAGGGTCCTTCATCGGCCGGGTCAACGGCATATTGACGCCGCTGTTCATGGGGGCGATGGTTATCATGATGTCGATCTCTGGATGGATCAAAAATTTGACTTCCATTACGACCATGTATGAGATCTCTGCCGTTCTGTTCCTGTTCGGGATTGCCGTCATGCTGCCGATTCTGCGGATGAGGAAGACAGCGGAGCCCGCACAGCCGGCTAAGGCTGCCGTCGGCCAGGACTAA
- a CDS encoding MFS transporter: protein MDNHDAAPKGLIPYWVKITIVFFLGWIAIYATRSVLNPVMDNIQAEFGLSASQLGLISSIFFIGYAGLNVPSGILGDKIGKKKVLVPGVIIFGIFAAITGMMPTFALFMTTWLFVGIFQGFYYGPQYGLSSEAIPKKHITVGSAIINSGMAFGLSLGYFISSYTVGTLGMSWRAPFYIIAVPVVLIGIAMWIVIKDKPKAKGQGTDEKAPQKLKVKELFSKNLIFAYITIFCAIYAFFVVVTWIPYYLQHARGIEGTEVAVVSSLVPWAAIPGSLLFSWIADKMGTRRPVLLVMLPLSIIAIISIVAFDNMWVLYMALIGYGIFGKISTNPVLVAVVADNAPKHALSTAFGLYNFIGMCGSILAPYITGFLTDVTGSLNAGFYFAGFLLVIGTISVLFIKEDKKRNLEALSN from the coding sequence ATGGACAATCATGATGCCGCACCAAAGGGCCTGATTCCATACTGGGTCAAAATCACAATTGTTTTCTTTTTGGGCTGGATTGCCATTTACGCCACCCGCTCCGTGCTTAATCCGGTTATGGACAATATCCAAGCGGAATTTGGCTTATCGGCTTCTCAATTAGGTTTAATTAGCAGTATTTTCTTCATTGGTTACGCAGGACTCAACGTGCCGTCCGGCATATTAGGCGATAAAATCGGCAAGAAAAAAGTGCTTGTTCCCGGTGTTATAATATTCGGAATTTTCGCTGCCATAACAGGCATGATGCCCACATTTGCGCTTTTCATGACAACATGGCTGTTTGTCGGCATATTTCAAGGCTTTTACTACGGGCCTCAGTACGGACTATCCTCAGAAGCGATTCCCAAAAAACATATTACCGTAGGCAGCGCAATTATTAATAGCGGGATGGCATTCGGGCTTTCCCTTGGCTACTTCATTTCCAGCTATACGGTCGGTACGCTAGGGATGAGTTGGAGAGCCCCCTTCTATATTATTGCCGTTCCGGTTGTTCTGATCGGTATCGCAATGTGGATCGTGATTAAAGACAAACCAAAAGCAAAAGGACAAGGAACAGACGAAAAAGCTCCTCAAAAGCTAAAAGTAAAAGAACTATTCAGCAAAAACCTGATTTTTGCGTACATTACGATTTTTTGTGCGATATATGCCTTCTTCGTCGTCGTCACCTGGATCCCGTATTATTTACAGCATGCCCGCGGCATTGAAGGTACCGAAGTCGCCGTTGTCTCTTCACTCGTTCCATGGGCTGCCATTCCCGGTTCCCTCTTGTTCAGTTGGATTGCGGATAAAATGGGTACACGCCGTCCCGTCTTGCTAGTCATGCTGCCTCTGTCCATTATCGCGATTATTTCCATCGTCGCCTTCGATAATATGTGGGTTTTGTATATGGCCTTGATCGGTTACGGCATTTTCGGAAAAATTAGTACAAACCCTGTTCTTGTCGCCGTTGTAGCCGATAATGCACCTAAGCATGCATTAAGCACCGCATTTGGTCTCTACAACTTCATCGGTATGTGCGGCTCGATTTTGGCGCCTTATATTACCGGCTTCCTTACCGACGTAACCGGCTCGCTGAATGCCGGATTCTATTTCGCTGGTTTCCTTCTCGTTATCGGCACCATTTCGGTACTCTTTATCAAGGAAGATAAAAAACGGAATCTGGAAGCTCTCTCGAATTAA
- a CDS encoding cytochrome-c oxidase has protein sequence MMVGVRFIKVAAFYFVAGVVAGLIAGATNQFQYTSLHAHLNLLGWVSLAISGLIYARFPQAGDSTLGTVHFWLHNIGLPIFLAGLAMAANGVDAATALLIGGGIISVLAVLAFAINVWKNVR, from the coding sequence ATGATGGTCGGAGTCCGCTTCATTAAGGTCGCGGCATTTTACTTTGTGGCGGGGGTAGTGGCCGGGCTGATCGCCGGAGCGACCAACCAGTTCCAATATACGTCGCTGCATGCCCATCTGAATCTGCTGGGCTGGGTATCGTTGGCGATCAGCGGCTTGATCTATGCGCGCTTCCCGCAAGCCGGCGACAGTACGCTCGGGACGGTGCATTTTTGGCTGCACAATATCGGCTTGCCGATTTTTCTGGCCGGCCTGGCCATGGCGGCGAATGGCGTAGACGCGGCGACGGCACTGCTGATTGGCGGGGGAATCATTTCCGTGCTGGCGGTCCTGGCGTTTGCAATCAATGTTTGGAAGAATGTCAGGTAG
- a CDS encoding glutamine--tRNA ligase/YqeY domain fusion protein, translating to MENPNTTSNFIRNIIVNDLEEGRVKKIVTRFPPEPNGYLHIGHAKSICLNFELAKEFKGRAHLRFDDTNPLKEDTEFVESIKEDVRWLGFDWDGLYFASDYFDEMYDRAVLLIKKGKAFVCDLSADEMREMRGTLTEPGKNSPYRDRSIEENLDLFERMKNGEFQNGEKVLRAKIDMASPNINLRDPVIYRIAHATHHNTGDKWCIYPMYAFAHPLEDAIEGITHSICTLEFEDQRPLYDWVVQECEMEATPHQYEFARLNITNTVMSKRKLKLLVDEGVVDGWDDPRMPTISGLRRRGFTPESIRTFCREIGVTKGNSMVDSKYLDHFIREDLKLKAPRTMGVLKPLKVVITNYPEGQIEWLDAEVNPENPEMGIRQIPFSREIYIEQDDFMENPPSKYFRLFPGNEVRLKHAYFIKCNEVIKDSDGQVVEVRCTYDPETKSGSGFTGRKVKGTIHWVEASQAVPAEFRLYEPLILDETEDEGDTTFLDRINPSSLVVEQGFVEPNMKDVAGHDKYQFFRHGYFNADPKYTNNGRIVFNLIVSLKSSFELPKK from the coding sequence GTGGAGAACCCCAATACTACATCGAATTTTATTCGCAATATTATTGTGAATGATCTGGAAGAAGGCCGGGTGAAGAAGATCGTGACCCGGTTCCCGCCCGAGCCGAACGGATATTTGCATATCGGGCATGCGAAGTCGATTTGCCTGAATTTCGAGCTGGCCAAGGAGTTCAAGGGCCGCGCGCATCTCCGCTTCGATGACACGAATCCGCTCAAGGAGGATACCGAATTCGTCGAATCGATCAAAGAGGATGTCCGCTGGCTCGGCTTCGACTGGGACGGACTCTATTTCGCCTCCGATTATTTCGACGAGATGTATGATCGCGCCGTGCTGCTGATCAAGAAGGGCAAAGCCTTCGTCTGCGATCTAAGCGCTGACGAGATGCGGGAGATGCGGGGCACGCTGACCGAACCGGGGAAGAACAGCCCGTACCGCGACCGCTCGATCGAGGAGAATCTGGACTTATTCGAACGCATGAAGAACGGTGAATTCCAAAATGGGGAGAAGGTGCTGCGCGCCAAGATCGACATGGCCTCCCCGAATATCAATTTGCGCGACCCGGTCATTTACCGCATTGCGCATGCGACGCATCATAACACTGGCGACAAATGGTGCATTTACCCGATGTACGCATTCGCCCATCCGCTGGAGGATGCGATCGAAGGTATTACCCATTCCATCTGTACGCTGGAATTCGAGGATCAGCGTCCGCTGTACGATTGGGTCGTGCAGGAATGCGAGATGGAGGCGACGCCGCATCAATATGAATTCGCACGCCTCAATATAACAAATACGGTTATGAGCAAGCGGAAGCTGAAGCTGCTCGTGGACGAAGGGGTCGTGGATGGCTGGGACGATCCGCGGATGCCGACGATTTCCGGCCTGCGCCGCCGCGGCTTCACGCCGGAATCGATTCGGACGTTCTGCCGGGAGATCGGCGTGACGAAGGGGAACAGCATGGTCGATTCGAAGTATCTCGATCATTTCATCCGTGAAGACTTGAAGCTGAAGGCGCCGCGCACGATGGGCGTGCTCAAGCCGCTGAAGGTCGTCATTACGAACTATCCGGAAGGCCAGATCGAATGGCTGGACGCGGAAGTGAATCCGGAAAATCCGGAGATGGGGATCCGCCAAATTCCGTTCTCGCGCGAGATTTACATCGAGCAGGACGACTTCATGGAGAATCCGCCGAGCAAATATTTCCGCCTGTTCCCGGGCAATGAAGTCCGCCTGAAGCACGCGTACTTCATCAAGTGCAACGAAGTGATCAAGGACAGCGACGGCCAGGTCGTCGAGGTGCGCTGCACGTATGATCCGGAGACGAAGAGCGGCAGCGGCTTCACTGGCCGCAAGGTGAAGGGAACGATTCACTGGGTCGAGGCTTCTCAGGCGGTTCCGGCTGAATTCCGGCTGTATGAGCCGCTCATTCTGGACGAGACGGAGGACGAAGGCGACACCACGTTCCTGGATCGGATCAACCCGTCTTCTCTAGTCGTGGAGCAGGGCTTCGTGGAGCCGAATATGAAGGATGTCGCCGGCCATGACAAGTATCAATTTTTCCGCCACGGGTATTTCAATGCGGATCCGAAGTATACGAATAATGGACGTATCGTATTCAACCTCATCGTCTCGTTGAAGAGCTCGTTCGAGCTGCCGAAAAAGTAA
- a CDS encoding Na+/H+ antiporter family protein encodes MNAVLLSLAVLFGLSLLRVHVVLALLVSAIIGGWSGGMPISDTIAAFSEGLKDNAGIALSYALLGAFAAGLAETGLPERLVRRAVRLVRARSDSGPVRASVRYGVLAAIAGIACLSQNAVPVHIAFIPVLIPPLLMLFNAARLDRRAVACALTFGLITPYMLLPVGFGAIFHDIVASNMTQNGLAVDASLLPKAMLLPALGMIAGLLFAMMISYRKPRDYAEGAAPQPQPTAAPDGAPPAARSFAAGAGIAAIAAMLAVQLSTGSMIYGAAAGLAVLLLSRVMPRGRADRVLSDGMRSMAYIGFVMMSAAGLGAVLRETGHIESLVKEAVSMVGDNRALAAILMLAIGLLVTLGIGSSFSTIPLIATVFVPLCVELGFSPLATISLIGTAAALGDAGSPASDSTLGPTAGLNADGQHDHIWDTCVPTFLHYNVPLLLFGFLAAMML; translated from the coding sequence ATGAATGCGGTTCTTCTCTCTCTCGCGGTATTATTCGGATTAAGCCTGCTGCGAGTCCATGTCGTCCTCGCCCTGCTCGTGTCCGCCATCATCGGCGGCTGGTCCGGAGGGATGCCGATCTCGGACACGATCGCTGCCTTCTCCGAAGGGCTGAAGGACAACGCCGGCATTGCGCTAAGCTATGCCTTGCTCGGCGCATTCGCCGCCGGGCTGGCCGAGACGGGGCTGCCTGAACGTCTGGTGCGCCGCGCGGTGCGGCTCGTCCGGGCCCGATCGGACAGCGGCCCGGTTCGCGCCTCCGTCCGGTACGGCGTATTGGCCGCGATCGCAGGCATCGCCTGCCTGTCGCAAAATGCGGTGCCCGTTCATATCGCCTTCATTCCCGTCCTTATCCCGCCGCTCCTCATGCTGTTCAATGCGGCGCGGCTGGACCGGCGGGCCGTCGCGTGCGCGCTCACATTCGGGCTGATCACGCCCTATATGCTTCTGCCGGTCGGCTTCGGTGCCATCTTCCACGATATCGTGGCAAGCAATATGACGCAGAACGGCCTGGCCGTCGATGCTTCCCTGCTGCCGAAGGCGATGCTGCTTCCGGCGCTCGGGATGATTGCGGGCCTGCTGTTCGCTATGATGATCAGCTACCGCAAGCCGCGGGACTATGCCGAGGGGGCTGCGCCCCAGCCCCAGCCGACTGCCGCACCCGATGGGGCCCCCCCTGCCGCCCGCAGCTTCGCTGCCGGAGCCGGCATCGCGGCCATCGCGGCCATGCTCGCCGTGCAATTAAGCACGGGCTCGATGATCTACGGCGCGGCCGCCGGGCTGGCCGTGCTGCTGCTCTCGCGCGTCATGCCGCGCGGCCGGGCCGATCGCGTCCTCTCCGACGGCATGCGGTCGATGGCCTACATCGGCTTCGTCATGATGTCGGCGGCCGGCCTCGGCGCGGTGCTGCGCGAGACCGGCCACATCGAGTCGCTCGTGAAGGAGGCCGTCAGCATGGTCGGCGACAACCGGGCGCTGGCAGCCATCCTGATGCTTGCCATCGGGCTGCTCGTCACGCTCGGCATCGGCTCGTCGTTCTCGACGATTCCGCTGATCGCGACCGTCTTCGTGCCGCTGTGCGTCGAGCTCGGCTTCAGCCCGCTGGCGACGATATCGCTCATCGGCACGGCTGCCGCACTGGGCGATGCCGGGTCTCCGGCTTCGGACAGCACCCTGGGCCCGACCGCCGGCCTGAACGCCGACGGACAGCATGATCATATATGGGACACTTGCGTGCCGACCTTCCTGCACTACAACGTGCCCCTCCTGCTGTTCGGCTTCCTCGCAGCCATGATGCTGTAG